The proteins below come from a single Bacillus thermozeamaize genomic window:
- a CDS encoding PadR family transcriptional regulator, which yields MGDQNISSDIIRGHIDAIILRVLLDGDNYGYEIIKAIWRKSNGQYELKEPSLYSSLKRLESQQLIESYWGNESQGGRRKYYRVTELGKAAYERYLSEWKMAREILDKLIAD from the coding sequence ATGGGAGACCAGAATATAAGCAGCGATATCATCCGGGGCCATATTGATGCGATCATTTTGCGTGTGTTGTTGGATGGCGACAATTACGGCTATGAAATCATCAAAGCCATCTGGAGAAAGAGCAACGGTCAATATGAATTAAAGGAACCCTCACTCTATTCCAGCTTGAAACGGTTGGAGTCGCAACAATTGATCGAAAGCTATTGGGGAAACGAAAGCCAGGGCGGAAGGCGAAAATATTACCGCGTTACGGAGCTTGGAAAAGCGGCCTATGAAAGATATCTTAGCGAGTGGAAAATGGCCAGGGAGATTCTTGACAAGCTGATTGCCGATTGA
- a CDS encoding RNA polymerase subunit sigma-24, with product MYEEIEQLYLRYYRELYWFLVKRCPNPDLVDDLIQNTFLEALKSIDGFKGNAAIKTWLFGIAKHQLYRHFRKNNIHMDIEHVPEAELASRTDLSDKLLAKNILAAIEGLDPPHDQIMKLRLVHGLSFKEIGLRLNRTENYCRVNFFRVKEKLRKEYEDETM from the coding sequence ATGTATGAAGAAATCGAACAGCTATATTTGCGCTATTATCGGGAGTTATATTGGTTTCTCGTCAAGCGCTGCCCGAACCCGGACCTGGTGGATGATCTGATCCAAAACACCTTCCTTGAAGCGCTGAAAAGCATCGATGGTTTCAAAGGGAACGCGGCGATCAAAACTTGGCTCTTCGGGATTGCCAAGCATCAGTTGTACAGGCATTTCCGCAAAAACAACATCCACATGGATATCGAACATGTGCCGGAGGCAGAATTGGCATCCCGCACTGATTTGAGCGACAAGCTTTTGGCGAAAAACATCCTGGCAGCAATCGAAGGCCTGGACCCGCCGCATGATCAGATTATGAAGTTGAGGCTTGTTCACGGATTGTCATTCAAAGAAATCGGGCTTCGCCTCAACCGCACGGAAAACTATTGCCGCGTCAATTTCTTTCGCGTGAAAGAAAAGCTCAGAAAGGAGTACGAAGATGAAACCATGTGA
- a CDS encoding DNA starvation/stationary phase protection protein produces the protein MNLTDVLNKQVANWTVMFVKLHNYHWYVTGEQFFTLHAKFEELYNEAATHIDELAERLLALGGKPVATMKGALELASVQEATGGETARDMVQTVVNDFTQIIAELKQGMEMADAAKDETTGDLLLAIHTSLEKHVWMLKAYLG, from the coding sequence ATGAATTTGACGGATGTCTTGAACAAGCAAGTCGCCAACTGGACGGTCATGTTTGTCAAATTGCACAATTACCATTGGTATGTGACGGGCGAGCAGTTTTTTACGCTCCATGCCAAATTTGAAGAACTGTACAACGAAGCGGCGACGCACATCGATGAATTGGCGGAGCGGCTTTTGGCTTTGGGCGGCAAACCGGTGGCGACCATGAAAGGGGCGCTGGAGCTGGCCTCGGTTCAGGAAGCGACCGGCGGCGAAACGGCGAGAGACATGGTGCAAACGGTGGTCAATGACTTTACCCAAATTATCGCCGAATTGAAGCAAGGGATGGAGATGGCGGATGCGGCAAAAGACGAAACCACCGGCGATCTGCTGCTGGCCATCCACACCAGCCTGGAGAAACACGTCTGGATGTTAAAAGCCTACCTGGGCTAA
- a CDS encoding TetR family transcriptional regulator has protein sequence MKRPLTPKGEESRKKILQAAEMLFATKGFQATTVSEIVAAAGLTQAAFYLYFDSKQQLFEELTGRFQQQLLALSDAGKKVTQTPAHQIASQITDNLVQLFNLFAENPYLTKIALEQSPDSDELRNRIVMMIRNNMNANQQAGIVRPEIETHIAAESIVAMMVRLVERFLLSGEETAVELAKKSARLIMYGLLTEDYRKGERSCSSS, from the coding sequence ATGAAACGCCCGCTGACCCCCAAAGGGGAAGAAAGCCGCAAGAAAATCTTGCAAGCGGCTGAGATGCTTTTCGCCACAAAAGGGTTCCAGGCTACCACGGTAAGCGAAATTGTCGCCGCGGCGGGCCTGACGCAGGCGGCCTTCTACCTTTATTTTGACAGCAAACAACAATTGTTTGAGGAACTGACTGGCCGATTTCAGCAGCAACTGCTGGCGTTAAGCGACGCCGGAAAAAAGGTGACACAAACGCCGGCGCACCAGATTGCATCCCAGATCACGGACAATCTGGTTCAGCTGTTCAACTTGTTCGCCGAAAATCCGTATTTGACCAAAATCGCGCTGGAACAATCGCCGGACAGCGACGAGTTGAGAAACCGGATTGTGATGATGATCCGGAACAACATGAACGCCAACCAGCAGGCCGGCATCGTGCGCCCCGAAATTGAAACCCATATCGCCGCCGAATCGATTGTCGCCATGATGGTCCGGCTGGTGGAGCGGTTCCTGTTGAGCGGCGAGGAGACGGCAGTTGAACTAGCGAAAAAATCGGCGCGGTTGATCATGTATGGTTTGTTGACGGAAGATTACCGGAAAGGAGAAAGATCATGCTCGAGTTCCTGA
- a CDS encoding enoyl-CoA hydratase — protein MLDVSQLPYQHIVAELNTPITFVKMNRPEKRNALSLAHMEELIDCFKKIGKKPDISVVILSGEGPAFSAGHDLKEMVGQDIAFYRNLFDVCTELMETIQSIPQPVIAQVAGIATAAGCQLVATCDLAVASEDAKFATPGVKIGLFCSTPMVALSRAVGRKKAMEMLLTGEPISADLALEIGLINKVVPKEKLAEETLALAEKIAAASPFTIGIGKQAFYRQLEMPQEMAYGYTKEVMSLNATAMDAQEGICAFLEKRTPSWSGR, from the coding sequence ATGTTGGATGTCAGTCAGTTGCCCTATCAGCACATCGTGGCGGAACTGAACACCCCGATCACTTTTGTGAAAATGAACCGGCCGGAAAAACGGAACGCGCTGTCGCTGGCCCATATGGAAGAACTGATCGATTGTTTCAAGAAAATTGGCAAGAAACCTGATATTTCGGTGGTCATCTTAAGCGGCGAAGGCCCCGCTTTCAGCGCAGGACACGATTTGAAGGAAATGGTCGGCCAAGACATCGCATTCTACCGCAACCTTTTTGACGTTTGCACCGAGCTGATGGAAACGATCCAGTCCATCCCGCAGCCTGTCATTGCCCAAGTAGCGGGCATCGCGACCGCTGCCGGCTGCCAGCTCGTCGCCACCTGCGATCTGGCCGTTGCTTCCGAAGACGCCAAGTTCGCCACGCCAGGGGTGAAAATCGGGCTGTTTTGCTCGACGCCCATGGTTGCTTTAAGCCGGGCAGTCGGCCGCAAAAAAGCGATGGAAATGTTGCTGACCGGCGAACCCATCTCCGCTGACCTGGCCCTTGAAATTGGCCTCATCAACAAGGTGGTGCCGAAGGAGAAACTCGCAGAGGAGACCTTGGCGCTTGCCGAAAAAATCGCCGCTGCCAGTCCGTTCACCATCGGCATCGGCAAGCAGGCATTTTATCGCCAGTTGGAAATGCCGCAGGAGATGGCCTATGGATACACAAAAGAAGTCATGTCCTTAAACGCCACCGCCATGGACGCGCAGGAAGGCATCTGCGCTTTTCTAGAAAAACGCACCCCGTCGTGGAGCGGGCGCTAA
- a CDS encoding DoxX family protein: protein MEWLWLVGRAVFGIYFLYSGLMHFIQFQNMKQYASYKGIPASGAAVAITGLMLLAGGLSILTGFWTQIGLLLLAIFLVVAAFSIHNFWTVDDQTAKMGEMTQFTKNVALAAAALMMLAISDWSWTV, encoded by the coding sequence ATGGAATGGTTGTGGCTTGTTGGCCGGGCCGTATTTGGCATCTATTTCCTGTATTCGGGACTCATGCATTTCATCCAGTTCCAAAACATGAAACAGTATGCTTCCTACAAGGGAATTCCTGCTTCAGGGGCTGCCGTGGCGATCACCGGTTTGATGTTGCTGGCCGGAGGGCTCAGTATCCTCACAGGATTCTGGACGCAGATCGGCCTTCTATTGTTAGCCATTTTTCTGGTCGTTGCCGCCTTTTCCATTCATAATTTCTGGACGGTTGACGACCAGACGGCAAAAATGGGAGAAATGACACAGTTCACGAAAAATGTGGCCTTGGCTGCAGCAGCCTTGATGATGCTGGCCATTTCGGATTGGTCCTGGACCGTCTAA
- a CDS encoding anthranilate synthase, with product MLASEQEDKVYHTPSGVTVHRRLHKDTSPVVIEQLVERLDHDKGALFSSGMEYTGRYTRWDVGFVNPPLEVVSRERTVAIRALNRRGAILLPVLQRCLDHEPAVAEVRNEQEQLTVIIRPKPAVIIEEERTKQPSVFSVIRAIQKAFYSEEDTFLGLYGAFGYDLIFQFESLEPLKPRPEDHVDMHLFLPDEIFVVDRKTNQAFRIAYDFVIGEKSTEGLPREGTSKPHAPKRPDGQNIPAYRKGYYASLVRQAMPSFYQGDLFEVVPSQVICRPCDLKPSEVFKNLNRMNPSPYGFFIYLGNQHLVGASPEMYVRVVGRQLETCPISGTIKRGNNALEDAENIKQLLNSAKDEAELTMCTDVDRNDKSRICVPGSVQVIGRREIERYSRLFHTVDHIVGELAPGFDALDAFMTHMWAVTVTGAPKLEAMRWLEAHEETPRGWYGGAIGWLNFNGNMNTGLTLRTVKLANGIAEMRVGATLLHASDPEAEEEETLVKVAALMRALEAPGEEEKGQTYRTRSGEGKRVLLVDHEDSFVHTLANYFKQTGADVLTVRSEAARRMIAEDPSYDLIVLSPGPGKPERFQMDETIALCLSRHLPIFGICLGFQGLAEYFGARLDVLPKPAHGEKSVIRILKNDTLFAGMGESMTVGRYHSLYVRNLPPSLILLAETADGIPMAFRHRQLPVYAVQFHPESVLSLADDGGMRLIDNLLMHLPKHAQDLKMGT from the coding sequence ATGCTTGCATCCGAGCAGGAGGATAAGGTTTACCACACCCCTTCCGGTGTCACCGTCCACAGGCGGTTGCACAAAGATACGAGCCCCGTGGTAATTGAGCAGTTGGTGGAACGCCTGGATCATGACAAAGGCGCCTTGTTTTCCAGCGGCATGGAATATACCGGACGTTATACGCGCTGGGACGTCGGGTTCGTCAATCCGCCGCTGGAGGTCGTATCCCGCGAGAGAACGGTGGCCATTCGGGCGCTCAATCGCCGGGGAGCCATCTTGCTGCCTGTTCTCCAAAGATGTTTGGATCACGAACCGGCCGTGGCGGAGGTCCGGAACGAGCAGGAACAATTGACGGTCATCATCCGTCCAAAGCCGGCGGTGATCATTGAGGAAGAACGGACGAAGCAGCCGTCCGTTTTCAGTGTAATCCGCGCCATCCAAAAAGCGTTTTACTCCGAGGAAGACACGTTTTTGGGATTATATGGCGCTTTCGGCTATGACCTCATCTTTCAATTCGAATCCCTTGAACCGTTGAAACCGAGGCCTGAGGATCATGTGGACATGCATCTTTTCTTGCCCGATGAGATTTTTGTTGTCGACCGGAAAACCAACCAGGCTTTCCGGATCGCGTATGATTTCGTAATCGGCGAGAAGTCCACCGAGGGCTTGCCGCGTGAAGGAACATCCAAGCCGCATGCGCCAAAGCGGCCGGACGGGCAAAACATTCCGGCCTACCGGAAAGGATATTACGCAAGCTTGGTGCGTCAGGCGATGCCGTCATTTTATCAAGGCGACCTGTTCGAAGTGGTTCCTTCCCAGGTCATCTGCCGCCCTTGTGATTTGAAACCGTCTGAGGTCTTCAAGAATCTGAACCGGATGAATCCGAGCCCGTACGGATTTTTCATTTACCTCGGGAATCAGCATCTGGTAGGGGCTTCACCGGAAATGTATGTGCGGGTGGTGGGCCGTCAACTTGAAACCTGCCCGATATCCGGCACCATTAAGAGGGGAAACAACGCGTTGGAAGACGCCGAGAACATCAAGCAGCTTCTGAACTCGGCCAAAGACGAGGCGGAACTGACGATGTGCACCGACGTCGACCGCAACGACAAATCCCGCATCTGTGTGCCCGGGTCGGTGCAAGTGATCGGAAGGCGCGAAATCGAGCGGTATTCGCGGTTGTTTCACACGGTGGACCACATTGTCGGGGAATTGGCCCCCGGATTTGATGCCCTAGATGCCTTTATGACCCACATGTGGGCGGTGACCGTCACGGGGGCGCCGAAGCTTGAGGCGATGCGCTGGCTGGAAGCGCATGAGGAGACACCGCGGGGATGGTACGGCGGCGCGATTGGATGGCTGAATTTTAATGGCAACATGAACACCGGACTGACGTTGCGGACCGTCAAGCTGGCCAACGGCATCGCGGAAATGCGGGTGGGCGCGACGCTGTTGCATGCCTCCGATCCCGAAGCCGAAGAGGAAGAGACGCTTGTCAAGGTGGCCGCTCTCATGCGGGCGCTGGAGGCTCCCGGGGAAGAAGAAAAAGGACAGACGTACCGCACGCGCTCCGGCGAGGGAAAACGGGTGCTGCTGGTGGATCATGAAGATTCGTTTGTCCACACGTTGGCCAATTATTTCAAGCAGACGGGCGCCGATGTCTTGACGGTGCGTTCGGAGGCGGCGCGGCGGATGATTGCCGAGGATCCTTCGTATGATTTGATCGTGTTGTCGCCGGGGCCGGGAAAGCCGGAACGTTTTCAGATGGATGAAACCATTGCCTTGTGCCTTTCGCGTCATCTGCCGATTTTCGGCATATGCCTGGGTTTCCAAGGCCTGGCGGAGTACTTTGGAGCCCGGCTGGATGTGCTGCCGAAGCCGGCCCATGGCGAAAAATCCGTGATTCGCATTTTGAAAAACGACACGCTTTTTGCCGGCATGGGTGAATCCATGACGGTCGGGCGCTACCACTCGCTTTATGTGCGGAATCTGCCGCCGTCCCTGATCTTGCTGGCGGAGACCGCGGACGGCATTCCCATGGCTTTTCGCCATCGTCAACTTCCGGTGTATGCCGTGCAGTTTCATCCCGAATCTGTCTTGAGCCTGGCCGATGACGGCGGGATGAGGCTGATTGACAATCTCTTGATGCATTTGCCGAAACATGCGCAAGATCTGAAGATGGGGACGTGA
- a CDS encoding KamA family radical SAM protein, with product MAQPRYITSIDKITQLPEAEREKLKPITEKFVFRVNEYYLNLINWDDPNDPIRKLVIPNEAELDDYGRWDASDEDTNYVVPGCQHKYQTTALLIVSEVCGAYCRYCFRKRLFRQDVKEAMSDVEPGLKYISEHPEINNVLLTGGDPLILATAKIRMILERLRAIDHVQIIRIGSKLPVFNPMRIYEDEELLQAIREHSTPEKRIYIMAHVNHPREITPEARKAFQALHDAGAIVVNQTPVLKGINDDPDVLARLLDELSWAGVTPYYFFVNRPVRGNRDFVLTLEEVYRIVEEAKAKTSGLGKRVRLVMSHTSGKIEILAIENGKAYLKYHQSRDGEYGKFMVLDCPKDAAWFDDLPGNEKYWKKPEKKRGDIVSVNQLSDIPQKRTASKDKVTV from the coding sequence ATGGCACAACCAAGGTACATTACGAGCATCGACAAGATCACGCAACTTCCGGAAGCAGAACGCGAAAAACTCAAGCCCATTACAGAAAAGTTTGTCTTTCGTGTCAATGAATACTACCTCAATCTCATCAACTGGGACGATCCAAACGATCCCATTCGCAAATTGGTCATTCCCAATGAGGCCGAGCTGGATGACTACGGGCGGTGGGACGCATCGGATGAAGATACCAACTATGTGGTTCCGGGATGCCAACACAAGTATCAAACCACGGCGCTTCTCATCGTCTCTGAAGTATGCGGCGCCTATTGCCGGTACTGTTTCCGCAAACGCCTCTTTCGTCAGGATGTCAAGGAAGCGATGTCAGATGTCGAACCCGGCCTGAAATATATCAGTGAACACCCTGAAATCAACAACGTCCTCCTCACCGGCGGCGATCCCCTGATCCTGGCCACCGCAAAAATCCGCATGATTCTGGAAAGACTCCGTGCCATCGATCACGTCCAAATCATCCGCATCGGTTCCAAACTGCCTGTCTTCAATCCCATGCGGATCTACGAAGACGAAGAACTGCTTCAGGCCATCCGCGAACACTCCACACCGGAAAAACGCATCTATATCATGGCACATGTCAACCATCCGCGGGAAATCACGCCGGAAGCGCGGAAAGCTTTTCAGGCGCTGCACGACGCAGGCGCCATCGTCGTCAACCAGACCCCGGTGCTGAAGGGAATCAATGACGATCCCGACGTCTTGGCAAGGCTGCTCGACGAGCTTTCCTGGGCCGGAGTCACGCCTTATTATTTCTTTGTCAACCGCCCGGTGCGCGGCAATCGCGATTTTGTCCTCACTCTGGAAGAGGTTTACCGGATCGTGGAAGAGGCCAAGGCGAAAACATCCGGCCTCGGCAAACGGGTCCGTCTCGTGATGAGCCACACATCGGGTAAAATCGAAATCCTGGCCATCGAAAACGGCAAAGCCTATCTCAAATACCACCAGTCCCGGGACGGCGAATACGGAAAATTTATGGTCCTGGATTGTCCGAAAGACGCCGCTTGGTTTGACGATCTGCCGGGCAATGAGAAGTACTGGAAGAAGCCGGAGAAAAAACGCGGCGATATCGTTTCCGTCAACCAGTTGAGCGACATCCCCCAAAAGCGTACGGCAAGCAAGGACAAGGTAACCGTTTAA
- a CDS encoding transcriptional regulator has product MLPIERQERIKALIRARKNMKISELSKELGVSEMTVHRDLKPLIESGIVIKTYGGVSLASDESVKKNETDECVLCKRKVNERLSYRLILLENQIDTACCAHCGLLRFRELGERVIQAICYDFLRQTTISGRLAWYVMDTSLHLGCCQPQVLTFEYKEHAEKFVKGFGGTVHAFREAMEFVHQMMKSEHQHCRHHSFPHGNHC; this is encoded by the coding sequence ATGTTGCCAATCGAACGCCAAGAACGGATCAAAGCGTTGATTCGCGCCCGAAAAAACATGAAAATTTCCGAATTAAGCAAAGAATTGGGCGTCTCGGAGATGACGGTTCACCGTGATCTCAAACCCTTGATTGAATCGGGAATCGTGATCAAAACGTACGGCGGGGTTTCGCTGGCCAGTGACGAATCCGTGAAGAAAAACGAAACGGATGAATGTGTTCTTTGCAAGCGAAAAGTGAATGAACGATTGTCGTACCGGTTGATCCTGCTCGAAAACCAAATCGACACCGCATGTTGCGCACATTGCGGATTGCTCCGTTTCCGCGAATTGGGCGAACGGGTGATCCAGGCCATTTGCTATGACTTTTTAAGGCAGACCACCATCAGCGGACGCCTGGCCTGGTACGTGATGGATACGTCCCTGCATTTGGGCTGTTGTCAACCCCAGGTTTTAACCTTTGAATACAAGGAACATGCAGAAAAATTCGTCAAGGGGTTCGGCGGAACGGTTCATGCCTTCCGCGAAGCGATGGAATTCGTTCATCAGATGATGAAAAGCGAGCACCAGCATTGCCGCCATCATTCATTCCCGCACGGCAACCATTGTTAA
- a CDS encoding aminopeptidase gives MLDPRLTRLAEVLVGYSTDVQAGENVLIEAFDIEPALINEVVKQVYERGGRPYVNLRSQSVMRTLLMRASEEQLKVWAEYDSHQMEKMQAYIGIRGSHNIYENSDVPDEQLKRYMSLYSHVVHSQIRVKKTKWVVLRYPNPSMAQLAGMSTEAFEQFYFDVCTMDYARMSRAMEPLKELMEKTDEVRIVGPGTDLRFSIKGIPAIPCDGKYNIPDGEVFTAPVRDSVEGYITFNTPTPYQGFTFEQVRLEFKRGKIVQATANDTERLNRILDTDEGARYIGEFAIGFNPYIRNPMKDILFDEKIDGSFHFTPGQCYDEASNGNQSAIHWDMVCIQRPEYGGGEIWFDGRLIRKDGRFVVPELEGLNPENLK, from the coding sequence ATGCTGGATCCGCGATTGACCCGTCTTGCGGAAGTGCTGGTTGGCTATTCTACAGATGTGCAAGCGGGGGAAAACGTGCTCATTGAGGCTTTTGACATTGAACCCGCCCTGATCAACGAGGTCGTGAAGCAGGTCTATGAGCGGGGCGGCAGGCCCTATGTCAACCTGCGCAGCCAGTCGGTGATGCGCACGTTGCTGATGCGAGCCTCGGAGGAACAACTGAAGGTTTGGGCAGAGTACGACAGCCATCAGATGGAGAAGATGCAGGCCTATATCGGCATTCGCGGCAGCCACAACATTTATGAGAACAGCGACGTGCCGGATGAGCAATTGAAGCGGTACATGTCGCTGTACAGCCATGTGGTACATAGCCAAATCCGGGTGAAGAAGACGAAGTGGGTGGTGCTCCGTTATCCCAATCCGTCGATGGCCCAGCTGGCTGGGATGAGCACAGAGGCGTTTGAGCAGTTTTACTTTGACGTGTGCACGATGGATTACGCGCGCATGTCCCGGGCGATGGAGCCCTTGAAAGAGCTGATGGAAAAGACGGACGAGGTGCGGATTGTCGGGCCGGGAACCGACCTGCGCTTTTCCATCAAGGGAATTCCGGCGATTCCCTGTGACGGCAAGTACAACATTCCGGACGGGGAGGTGTTCACCGCGCCGGTTCGTGATTCGGTGGAGGGTTACATTACGTTCAACACCCCCACTCCCTATCAGGGGTTCACGTTTGAGCAGGTGCGCCTGGAGTTTAAGCGGGGGAAAATCGTCCAGGCGACGGCCAATGACACGGAACGGCTGAACCGGATTCTGGATACCGATGAGGGGGCGCGCTACATAGGCGAGTTTGCCATAGGCTTCAATCCCTACATCCGGAACCCGATGAAGGATATTCTGTTTGACGAAAAGATCGACGGCAGCTTCCATTTCACGCCCGGCCAGTGCTATGATGAGGCCTCAAACGGCAACCAGTCGGCCATCCATTGGGACATGGTCTGCATCCAGCGTCCCGAGTACGGAGGCGGTGAAATCTGGTTTGACGGCCGCCTGATCCGAAAAGACGGCCGGTTTGTCGTGCCGGAACTGGAGGGGCTGAACCCGGAGAACCTGAAGTGA
- a CDS encoding cysteine methyltransferase, whose translation MRNTENVYWGSLNHQGWLLYAAATAKGLCCITLPNESFERLAEFVERHFPNANLEPNQAVLEPYLTELKEYLEGKRQKFTVPLDLRGTPFQMSVWKSLLQISYGQWATYSDIAASIGRPSAVRAVGAAIGANPVPFVVPCHRVIGKGGKLTGYRGGLDVKSALLKLENVRIPPSP comes from the coding sequence GTGCGCAACACGGAAAACGTTTACTGGGGTTCGCTCAACCACCAGGGGTGGCTCCTCTATGCGGCGGCCACAGCCAAAGGGCTGTGTTGCATCACGCTTCCGAACGAATCATTTGAAAGATTGGCCGAATTTGTCGAAAGGCACTTCCCAAACGCCAACCTTGAACCCAATCAAGCCGTTCTGGAACCATACCTGACCGAACTGAAAGAATACCTTGAAGGAAAACGGCAGAAGTTCACAGTCCCCTTGGATTTGCGGGGAACCCCCTTTCAAATGTCGGTCTGGAAGTCACTCTTGCAGATCTCGTACGGGCAATGGGCAACATACTCGGATATTGCCGCATCGATCGGAAGACCATCGGCCGTACGCGCGGTCGGAGCCGCCATTGGCGCCAACCCGGTTCCGTTCGTCGTTCCATGTCACCGGGTCATCGGAAAAGGCGGGAAACTCACCGGTTATCGTGGCGGCCTGGATGTGAAATCGGCATTGCTGAAGTTGGAAAACGTGCGGATACCGCCATCCCCGTAA
- a CDS encoding AraC family transcriptional regulator, translating into MNQETWEAIINCDPAYDGTFFYGVNTTGIFCRPSCRSKKPKKENIRVFKTIDEAVSAGFRPCKRCRPEQIRWPDEDLAQHVVEIIEKRYREPLTLPHLAGMLHISPYHLHRTFKRIVGQTPAAYLRASRLKAAEKLLVETENTITDIAAAVGFSNAAHFSTVFQKQYGLTPSAYRSQCQHHAGKVT; encoded by the coding sequence ATGAACCAGGAAACATGGGAAGCCATCATCAACTGCGACCCTGCGTACGACGGGACGTTCTTTTACGGTGTCAATACCACGGGAATCTTTTGCCGGCCGTCATGCAGGTCAAAAAAACCAAAAAAAGAGAACATTAGAGTGTTTAAGACCATAGACGAAGCTGTTTCAGCCGGTTTCCGTCCGTGCAAACGATGCCGTCCGGAACAAATTCGCTGGCCAGATGAAGATTTGGCCCAGCATGTTGTTGAGATTATCGAAAAGCGATACAGAGAACCCCTCACCCTGCCGCATCTGGCCGGCATGCTCCATATCAGCCCTTATCACCTGCATCGAACGTTCAAGCGAATTGTAGGTCAGACGCCGGCAGCCTATCTCAGAGCTTCACGGTTGAAGGCAGCGGAAAAACTGCTCGTCGAAACAGAAAACACCATCACGGATATTGCAGCCGCTGTCGGCTTTTCCAATGCCGCCCACTTTTCCACGGTGTTTCAAAAGCAATATGGACTGACGCCGTCTGCCTACCGCAGCCAGTGCCAACACCATGCAGGAAAGGTGACATGA